The following are from one region of the Littorina saxatilis isolate snail1 linkage group LG4, US_GU_Lsax_2.0, whole genome shotgun sequence genome:
- the LOC138964430 gene encoding glutamate receptor-interacting protein 1-like — MPGWRPHCLRGSIYETQPINFRLPSEASVSIHDIEEDRRGVAVVELQKKEGCGLGLTVTGGSDKGCRAQISNLRAGSIAQRSDALVVGEYILSVNGIRTASLKHDEIINLLKNAGERITLEVEYEIPELSSSQANIQTRQWEVTLDKEGPGYGFTLRGGMKVENMRAFPLTIVAIRAGSSADRDGHVKIGDRVLQVNGYKVTHLTLTEMWSLLQQCGHQTTFSVAYDVAVMDAVEHASGPLLVEIDKTPGSALGIVLTQSSYQGKACVCVESIRPMSVADRSGALHVGDHILSIDGAGVEHMSVAEATQLLKSGTENFVKLEILPVTHLEHCASREALSRKSLVPSLSSFTLPSASPAPSMHNGICTMPSYSSHAASTSAIAHFATLSRGSRGSAVSKYTWPGMDRKVNSCMSMVSTATSVRTANNQVCHSETTELMLFADHKGLGIVLEGGVFSTAILSHPPTIASIEPRSAADKCEVLQEGDRILHVNGVDTTERTLEEVNQFLRESRPRCVLEIEFDVAESVTPSCGTYAVKLAKKSGGTGITVGGRRKTTDPLVITDVRQGSAAHRCGSIQPGDKLLAINDVSLSTCTVDDATHLLELPDDIVKLKLQRDDPDEGNKNCITYIVQLQRHGGPLGITISGTEDPLDNIIISELTPGGLAQKTGAMHVGDLLLGINDSTTKNKPLSEAIRMLQSAGDTVTLKIARPLAADESKGKMTELDDHSKRSTPIPSIDSAMESWDSMGHDMSSSSHAMVVAIPQHHRYSTDSSGHRHSRHSGAFDGSGEGMGHSNFSDDDDWADKENDNEDNFDCGQSHQSEASSVEVEDWVRTLGDLEDSAGSEMLRQISASLRERSTFSLDRRSNHSDSRQQLNQRAAEKRSKSTSHAKRTSKSQDALHRFEVKPKTKDSEPAGDQGRTFDQELQTIFTPTPIQLHRVTMEKTSAASDFGFSLSDGMYEKGVYVSAVRTDSPAQWAGLKTFDRVLQVNRHKTRDFDCRMTVPLIAEASNKLNMVICRNPLLRQPALRNSVDVDAMMLEEAKENARERNSHSDDILKRHSGSGDVKSYKKDAQIAAVNASGDSRKTEPLHAVGNVHHKETVKFAPAGDSLKTQNIEGQRPLNVLRSFQVKEGRYSAGSTGDLNTQEGHKWSGEEKMEDKPGLRERNVQKASTLPGDGRVGSPSSFGSFGKPSADGGKPVVAAKPKGPLGKPPISPPIEKPLVSLPGVSKPPVPPPATAEKPSVSAPVRKPIAAEIPESAAIKKPISSEIPKPTAAEKPSVAAPVKKPVPAENLESVFVEKPLVSTSATRPSEKHYVSTPLEKPVSTGVERRSVPVAVEKPVSVAVEKPVSVAVEKPPVTTPEDKNVLDYIEKLLVSTPVEKHVPTSVQKDSVAAATGKPSVSNPVEKAAVPAPAKKPLVSASVGKPPLCSPEADLVDTRPKSPPTKKPPAPAPLKKPVVKPPVSESAPSEKPSVGATGEEKPPVAAKTSVADAVARFNSARSAFNASRLESPGTVYGGVRGAKDKTSKNAR, encoded by the exons AACCAATAAATTTCCGGCTACCTTCGGAGGCATCTGTCAGCATCCATGATATAGAAG AGGACAGGCGTGGAGTTGCAGTGGTAGAGCTTCAGAAGAAAGAAGGATGTGGTCTGGGACTCACAGTGACAG GTGGTTCAGACAAAGGATGCAGAGCACAGATCTCCAACTTGCGAGCTGGAAGCATCGCACAAAG GTCCGATGCACTTGTGGTTGGAGAGTACATCCTGTCTGTGAACGGGATTCGAACTGCTTCCCTGAAGCACGACGAGATTATCAACCTGCTGAAGAATGCCGGAGAAAGGATCACCCTGGAAGTGGAGTACGAGATACCAGAGCTAT CATCCAGCCAGGCTAACATACAGACTCGTCAGTGGGAGGTAACACTGGACAAAGAAGGACCTGGGTACGGCTTCACACTACGCGGGGGAATGAAGGTGGAAAATATGCGAGCCTTCCCCCTCACCATTGTCGCCATCAGGGCTGGTAGCTCGGCCGACCGCGACGGGCATGTCAAGATCGGTGACCGTGTCCTTCAGGTCAACGGGTACAAGGTCACGCATTTGACCCTGACGGAGATGTGGTCCCTGCTGCAGCAGTGTGGGCACCAGACCACCTTCTCCGTGGCGTATGATGTGGCTGTTATGG ATGCGGTGGAGCATGCATCGGGCCCTCTCCTGGTGGAGATAGACAAGACGCCAGGGTCTGCTCTAGGCATCGTACTGACGCAAAGCTCCTACCAGGGAAAGGCCTGCGTCTGTGTGGAGAGCATTCGCCCTATGAGCGTGGCTGACAg GAGTGGAGCACTGCATGTTGGAGACCACATCCTATCAATAGATGGCGCCGGCGTGGAACACATGTCTGTAGCCGAGGCAACACAATTGCTGAAATCCGGGACGGAGAATTTTGTGAAACTGGAGATTTTGCCTGTGACCCACTTGGAACACTGTGCTTCAAGAGAAGCCCTCTCCAGAAAAT CTCTGGTACCATCTCTCTCCTCCTTCACCCTCCCGAGCGCGTCACCAGCACCGTCCATGCACAATGGGATCTGCACCATGCCTTCCTACAGCTCACACGCTGCTTCCACCTCAGCCATTGCCCACTTTGCCACGCTCTCCCGTGGCTCTCGGGGCTCGGCCGTCAGCAAGTACACCTGGCCTGGCATGGACAGGAAGGTCAACTCATGCA TGTCTATGGTGTCAACGGCAACGTCAGTGCGTACTGCCAACAACCAGGTGTGTCACTCGGAGACGACGGAACTCATGCTGTTCGCTGACCACAAGGGGTTGGGGATCGTCCTGGAAGGGGGCGTCTTCTCCACTGCCATCCTCTCCCACCCTCCCACCATCGCCTCCATCGAGCCTCGCAGTGCTGCCGATAA GTGTGAAGTGCTACAAGAGGGGGATCGCATCCTGCATGTGAACGGAGTGGACACCACTGAGAGAACGCTGGAGGAGGTGAACCAGTTCCTCAGAGAATCGCGCCCTCGCTGCGTGCTGGAGATTGAATTTGATGTGGCCGAGTCAGTGACCCCTAGCTGTGGAACGTACGCTGTGAAACTTGCTAAGAAATCTGGCGGGACAGGTATCACGGTTGGGGGCAGGCGAAAGACAACGGACCCCCTTGTGATCACCGATGTGCGGCAGGGCAGTGCTGCACACAG GTGTGGGTCAATCCAGCCAGGTGACAAGCTACTGGCCATCAACGATGTCAGCCTCAGCACCTGCACCGTGGATGACGCCACCCATCTCCTGGAACTGCCAGACGACATCGTCAAGCTCAAGCTGCAGCGTGACGACCCCGACGAGGGCAACAAGAACTGCATCACCTACATCGTGCAGCTGCAGCGACACGGCGGTCCTCTGGGCATCACCATCTCCGGAACGGAAGATCCGCTGGACAACATCATCATCTCGGAGCTGACACCGGGAGGGCTTGCGCAGAAGACCGGGGCAATGCACGTCGGAGATCTACTCTTAGGCATCAACGACAGCACCACCAAGAACAAACCCCTGTCGGAAGCTATTCGCATGCTGCAGAGTGCCGGGGATACAGTAACGTTAAAAATTGCCCGGCCTCTGGCTGCTGACGAGTCTAAAGGCAAGATGACGGAGCTTGACGACCACAGCAAACGCTCCACCCCCATCCCCAGCATTGACAGCGCTATGGAATCGTGGGACAGCATGGGACACGATATGTCCAGTAGCTCTCACGCCATGGTGGTGGCTATTCCCCAACACCACCGCTACTCCACGGACAGCTCCGGACACAGGCACTCTCGTCACTCCGGAGCTTTCGACGGCAGTGGGGAAGGAATGGGTCACAGCAACTTCTCGGACGATGACGACTGGGCTGATAAAGAAAACGACAACGAAGACAACTTCGACTGCGGTCAGAGTCATCAGAGCGAAGCCAGCAGTGTGGAGGTAGAGGACTGGGTGCGAACGCTGGGTGACCTTGAGGACAGTGCCGGGTCAGAGATGCTGCGTCAGATCAGCGCCAGCCTGCGTGAGCGAAGCACCTTTAGTCTTGACCGTCGGTCCAACCACTCGGACTCTCGCCAGCAGTTGAATCAGCGTGCTGCAGAGAAGCGCTCCAAGAGTACCTCTCATGCTAAGCGCACGTCCAAGTCCCAAGATGCATTGCACAG GTTTGAAGTAAAGCCAAAGACCAAGGATTCTGAGCCTGCAGGTGACCAGGGTCGTACTTTTGACCAAGAGTTGCAGACCATCTTCACACCCACTCCCATCCAGCTTCATAGAGTAACCATGGAGAAAACGAGCGCTGCGTCTGACTTTGGTTTCAGCCTGTCAGATGGAATGTACGAGAAGGGCGTGTACGTCAGTGCTGTGCGCACCGACAGCCCTGCTCAGTGGGCAGGCTTGAAGACCTTCGATAGAGTTCTCCAG GTGAACCGCCACAAGACGCGTGACTTTGACTGCCGCATGACGGTCCCGCTCATCGCTGAAGCCAGCAACAAGCTGAACATGGTCATCTGTCGCAACCCTCTACTGCGGCAGCCAGCACTGCGCAACTCCGTGGATGTCGATGCGATGATGCTCGAGGAAGCGAAAGAGAACGCCAGGGAACGGAACTCTCATAGTGACGATATTCTGAAACGGCACAGTGGTAGTGGAGATGTGAAATCATACAAGAAAGACGCACAGATAGCAGCAGTGAATGCTTCTGGGGATTCAAGGAAAACGGAGCCATTGCATGCTGTGGGAAACGTACACCACAAAGAGACGGTCAAATTTGCTCCCGCTGGGGACAGTTTGAAAACGCAAAACATTGAGGGACAGAGGCCTTTGAACGTTCTCAGAAGCTTTCAAGTGAAAGAGGGACGTTATTCAGCAGGGTCCACAGGCGACCTGAATACACAGGAAGGCCACAAGTGGAGTGGGGAAGAAAAGATGGAGGACAAACcaggactgagagagagaaatgtacaGAAAGCTAGCACTCTCCCTGGGGATGGTAGAGTGGGAAGTCCAAGTTCTTTTGGTTCTTTTGGGAAACCTAGTGCTGATGGGGGCAAACCTGTAGTAGCAGCAAAACCCAAAGGTCCCCTTGGGAAACCTCCAATCTCCCCTCCCATTGAGAAGCCGCTAGTTTCTCTGCCTGGGGTGTCTAAGCCACCGGTTCCTCCTCCTGCTACTGCAGAAAAGCCGTCAGTATCTGCTCCTGTTAGGAAGCCTATTGCTGCGGAAATTCCTGAATCTGCTGCTATTAAAAAGCCTATTTCTTCAGAAATCCCTAAACCTACTGCTGCGGAAAAGCCCTCAGTAGCTGCTCCTGTTAAAAAGCCCGTTCCTGCAGAAAACCTTGAATCTGTTTTTGTAGAAAAGCCTTTAGTATCTACTTCTGCTACGAGGCCCTCTGAAAAGCACTATGTATCCACCCCTCTAGAAAAGCCTGTATCCACAGGTGTAGAAAGGCGGTCTGTACCTGTTGCTGTTGAAAAGCCTGTATCCGTTGCTGTTGAAAAGCCTGTATCCGTTGCTGTTGAAAAGCCCCCTGTAACTACTCCTGAAGACAAAAATGTACTCGATTACATAGAAAAGCTGCTTGTATCCACCCCGGTGGAAAAGCATGTGCCCACTTCTGTACAAAAAGATTCAGTGGCTGCTGCTACAGGAAAACCCTCTGTATCTAATCCTGTAGAAAAAGCCGCTGTACCCGCTCCAGCAAAAAAGCCTCTTGTTTCTGCTTCGGTTGGAAAGCCTCCCCTGTGCAGTCCCGAAGCTGACCTGGTGGATACGCGACCTAAATCACCTCCCACAAAAAAGCCGCCTGCACCCGCTCCTCTGAAAAAGCCTGTTGTGAAGCCGCCTGTCTCTGAATCTGCTCCTAGTGAGAAGCCTTCTGTAGGGGCAACGGGGGAAGAAAAGCCTCCAGTGGCCGCTAAAACGAGTGTCGCAGATGCTGTGGCCAGGTTCAACTCGGCACGCTCGGCTTTCAACGCTTCCAGGCTGGAATCACCCGGAACAGTGTATGGCGGAGTTAGAGGAGCCAAAGACAAAACCTCCAAAAATGCGAGATGA